From Streptomyces durmitorensis, a single genomic window includes:
- a CDS encoding tetratricopeptide repeat protein, with the protein MQPRNMSMSGVVDLAAVKAAQEAKAKAEQARAEAARQGGGAVPAVSPSSLVIDVDEAGFEREVLQRSTEVPVVIDFWAEWCEPCKQLSPLLEGLAREYNGRFVLAKIDVDANQMLMQQFGVQGIPAVFAVVAGQALPLFQGAAPVEQIRQTLDQLIQVGEERFGLTGLAVDADAQGGEQQEAPVAEVPAGPYDALLEAAVQALDAGDLAGAVQAYRNVLSDDPGNTEAKLGLAQAELLQRVQGLDAQQVRKDAADRPGDVAAQIAAADLDLVGGHVEDAFGRLIEAVRRTAGEDRDAARVRLLELLEVVGSDDPRVTAARTQLARVLF; encoded by the coding sequence ATGCAGCCACGGAACATGTCCATGAGCGGAGTCGTCGACCTCGCCGCCGTGAAGGCGGCCCAGGAGGCCAAGGCGAAGGCGGAGCAGGCGCGCGCCGAAGCGGCCAGGCAGGGCGGGGGCGCGGTCCCCGCGGTCTCCCCGTCGAGCCTCGTCATCGACGTCGACGAGGCGGGCTTCGAGCGCGAGGTCCTCCAGCGCTCCACCGAAGTGCCCGTAGTCATCGACTTCTGGGCCGAGTGGTGCGAGCCGTGCAAGCAGCTGAGCCCGCTGCTCGAAGGCCTCGCGCGGGAGTACAACGGCCGCTTCGTCCTCGCCAAGATCGACGTAGACGCCAATCAGATGCTGATGCAGCAGTTCGGGGTCCAGGGGATCCCGGCCGTCTTCGCGGTGGTGGCCGGACAGGCCCTGCCGCTCTTCCAGGGCGCCGCACCGGTGGAGCAGATCCGCCAGACCCTGGACCAGCTGATCCAGGTCGGCGAGGAGCGCTTCGGTCTCACCGGTCTCGCCGTCGACGCGGACGCCCAGGGCGGGGAGCAGCAGGAAGCCCCCGTCGCCGAGGTGCCCGCCGGTCCGTACGACGCCCTGCTCGAAGCCGCCGTCCAGGCGCTGGACGCGGGCGACTTGGCCGGCGCCGTGCAGGCCTACCGCAATGTGCTGAGCGACGACCCGGGCAACACGGAGGCCAAGCTCGGCCTCGCCCAGGCCGAACTGCTGCAGCGTGTCCAGGGTCTGGACGCGCAGCAGGTCCGCAAGGACGCCGCCGACCGTCCCGGCGATGTGGCCGCGCAGATCGCCGCCGCCGACCTCGACCTGGTGGGCGGTCATGTGGAGGACGCGTTCGGGCGGCTCATCGAGGCGGTCCGGCGTACGGCGGGCGAGGACCGGGACGCCGCGCGCGTGCGGCTGCTCGAACTCCTCGAAGTGGTCGGCTCGGACGACCCGCGGGTGACCGCGGCGCGCACGCAGCTCGCACGGGTGCTCTTCTGA
- a CDS encoding acetate kinase produces the protein MTSTESIPPVTATRVLVLNSGSSSVKYQLLDMRDSSRLAVGLVERIGEETSRLKHTPLTGGGEEREREEPIADHEAALKAVSAELTADGLGLDSPELAAIGHRVVHGGLKFTAPTVVTDEVLAEIQRLVPVAPLHNPANITGIRTAQALRPDLPQVAVFDTAFHTTMPESAARYAIDVATADQHRVRRYGFHGTSHAYVSRETAGLLGKAPEDMNVIVLHLGNGASASAVRGGRCVETSMGLTPLEGLVMGTRSGDVDPAVVFHLARVGGMSIDEVDTLLNKKSGLVGLCGDNDMREIRRRIDEGDEAAALAFDIYIHRLKKYIGAYYAVLGRVDAIAFTAGVGENAAPVREAAVAGLEELGLAVDGELNAVRSDEARLISPEYARVAVAVVPTDEELEIARQTYALVGNPS, from the coding sequence ATGACGTCTACAGAAAGCATTCCTCCTGTGACCGCCACCCGCGTCCTCGTCCTCAACTCCGGCTCCTCGTCGGTGAAGTACCAGTTGCTCGACATGCGCGACAGCTCCCGTCTCGCGGTCGGCCTGGTCGAGCGCATCGGCGAGGAGACCTCGCGGCTCAAGCACACCCCGCTGACGGGCGGCGGCGAGGAGCGTGAGCGCGAGGAGCCGATCGCCGACCACGAGGCCGCCCTGAAGGCGGTCTCCGCCGAGCTGACCGCGGACGGGCTCGGCCTGGACTCCCCCGAGCTGGCCGCGATCGGTCACCGCGTGGTGCACGGCGGCCTGAAGTTCACCGCGCCGACGGTCGTCACGGACGAGGTGCTCGCGGAGATCCAGCGGCTCGTCCCGGTGGCCCCGCTGCACAACCCGGCCAACATCACCGGGATCCGCACGGCCCAGGCGCTGCGCCCCGACCTCCCCCAGGTCGCCGTCTTCGACACGGCGTTCCACACGACGATGCCGGAGTCGGCGGCCCGCTACGCGATCGACGTGGCCACCGCCGACCAGCACCGCGTGCGGCGCTACGGCTTCCACGGGACGTCGCACGCGTACGTGTCCCGCGAGACCGCCGGGCTGCTCGGCAAGGCGCCCGAGGACATGAACGTCATCGTGCTGCACCTGGGCAACGGCGCCTCCGCGAGCGCGGTACGGGGCGGCAGGTGCGTGGAGACCTCGATGGGGCTCACGCCGCTTGAGGGGCTCGTGATGGGTACCCGTTCCGGTGACGTGGATCCGGCGGTCGTCTTCCACCTGGCCCGCGTCGGCGGGATGTCGATCGACGAGGTCGACACCCTGCTCAACAAGAAGAGCGGTCTGGTCGGTCTCTGCGGCGACAACGACATGCGGGAGATCCGGCGCCGTATCGACGAGGGCGACGAGGCTGCCGCGCTCGCCTTCGACATCTACATCCACCGTCTGAAGAAGTACATCGGCGCCTACTACGCGGTGCTCGGCCGGGTGGACGCCATCGCGTTCACGGCGGGGGTCGGTGAGAACGCGGCGCCGGTGCGGGAGGCTGCCGTCGCGGGTCTGGAGGAGCTGGGGCTCGCGGTCGACGGAGAACTCAACGCTGTACGTTCCGACGAGGCTCGGCTGATCTCACCGGAGTACGCACGGGTCGCGGTCGCCGTCGTCCCCACGGACGAGGAGCTGGAGATCGCGCGGCAGACCTACGCACTGGTCGGAAACCCGTCATAA
- a CDS encoding response regulator transcription factor, giving the protein MTTPPAPKILVVDDDPEVRAAVEDALTIEGHSVRGAADGSRALGAIARWEPDLVVLDVMMPVMDGLAVCRQMRAIGDRTPVLVLTALGSVSERVDGLDAGADDYLVKPFALDELVARVRALLRRAAPEQRSPADGDDLAYADLVLDPATRTGRRGHRAVEFSRTEFALLELLLRNAGQVLPRELIQESVWGRDFGPDSNSLAVYVGYLRRKLESGGEPRLVHTVHGVGYRLGSP; this is encoded by the coding sequence GTGACCACACCCCCCGCGCCCAAGATCCTCGTGGTCGACGACGACCCGGAAGTCCGCGCGGCGGTGGAGGACGCCCTCACGATCGAGGGCCACTCCGTCCGCGGCGCCGCCGACGGCAGCCGCGCGCTCGGCGCCATCGCCCGGTGGGAGCCGGACCTCGTGGTCCTTGACGTGATGATGCCGGTGATGGACGGCCTCGCCGTCTGCCGCCAGATGCGCGCCATCGGCGACCGCACCCCGGTCCTCGTCCTCACCGCCCTCGGCTCCGTCAGCGAACGCGTCGACGGCCTCGACGCGGGCGCCGACGACTATCTGGTGAAGCCCTTCGCCCTGGACGAGCTCGTTGCCCGCGTCCGCGCCCTCCTGCGCCGCGCCGCACCCGAGCAGCGCTCCCCCGCCGACGGCGACGACCTCGCGTACGCCGATCTCGTCCTGGACCCGGCGACCCGCACCGGCCGCCGCGGCCACCGCGCGGTCGAGTTCAGCCGCACCGAGTTCGCCCTGCTCGAACTGCTCCTGCGCAACGCGGGACAGGTGCTCCCGCGCGAGCTCATCCAGGAGTCGGTCTGGGGACGCGACTTCGGGCCCGACTCCAACTCCCTTGCCGTGTACGTCGGTTACCTGCGCCGCAAGCTGGAGTCGGGCGGCGAGCCCCGCCTCGTGCACACCGTGCACGGCGTCGGCTACCGGCTCGGCAGCCCGTGA
- a CDS encoding TetR/AcrR family transcriptional regulator, translated as MQSRIPPHARTGGRPRNAAADTAILESTRQALVELGWSKLTLGDVATRAGVAKTTLYRRWAGKSELVVDAVAELFDELELPDRGSLAADIEGVVLQFAALLGRPETKTALMAVVAESTSDEPLRERIRTSIVNRQKRLVLAGRKRAQERGELPPEPDPAAAGRTADLIFDVIAGAVVHRALVSAEPVDEDWAARFTLLLLGGLAAAAAAAGPEASTTP; from the coding sequence ATGCAGAGCCGCATCCCCCCTCACGCCCGCACCGGCGGCCGCCCCCGCAACGCCGCGGCGGACACCGCGATCCTGGAGTCGACCCGCCAGGCCCTGGTCGAACTGGGCTGGTCCAAGCTGACGCTCGGCGATGTCGCCACGCGCGCGGGGGTCGCCAAGACGACGCTGTACCGGCGCTGGGCGGGCAAGAGCGAGCTGGTCGTGGACGCGGTGGCGGAGCTGTTCGACGAGCTGGAGCTGCCGGACCGCGGCAGCCTCGCGGCGGACATCGAGGGTGTGGTGCTCCAGTTCGCGGCGCTGCTCGGCCGTCCCGAGACGAAAACGGCGCTGATGGCGGTGGTGGCGGAGTCGACGTCGGACGAACCGCTGCGGGAGCGGATCCGTACGTCGATCGTGAACCGCCAGAAGCGGCTTGTCCTCGCGGGGCGGAAGCGGGCGCAGGAGCGGGGCGAACTCCCTCCGGAGCCGGACCCCGCCGCTGCCGGGCGGACGGCGGACCTCATCTTCGACGTGATCGCCGGAGCGGTGGTGCACCGCGCCCTGGTCAGCGCGGAGCCGGTCGACGAGGACTGGGCCGCGCGCTTCACGTTGCTCTTGCTGGGCGGTTTGGCCGCGGCAGCGGCAGCGGCCGGGCCGGAGGCCTCCACCACCCCCTGA
- the pyk gene encoding pyruvate kinase, whose translation MRRSKIVCTLGPAVDSEEQLVSLIEAGMNVARFNFSHGTHAEHQGRYDRVRAAADKTGRAVGVLADLQGPKIRLETFAEGPVELVRGDEFTITTEDVPGDKSICGTTYKGLPGDVSKGDQVLINDGNVELRVVEVDGPRVKTIVVEGGVISDHKGINLPGAAVNVPALSEKDVEDLRFALKMGCDMVALSFVRDAGDVKDVHKVMDEEGRRVPVIAKVEKPQAVDNMEGVVAAFDAVMVARGDLAVEYPLEKVPMVQKRLVEMCRRNAKPVIVATQMMESMITNSRPTRAEASDVANAILDGADAVMLSAESSVGAYPIETVKTMSKIVVAAEEELLAKGLQPLVPGKKPRTQGGSVARAACEIADFLGGEALIAFTQSGDTARRLSRYRAAQPILAFTTDQATRNQLTLSWGVDSYVVPHVDNTDAMVELVDAELVRLNRFNDGDTVVITAGSPPGVPGTTNMVRVHHLGGGERD comes from the coding sequence ATGCGCCGTTCCAAAATCGTCTGCACGCTGGGCCCCGCCGTCGACTCCGAAGAGCAGCTCGTCTCGCTGATCGAAGCCGGCATGAATGTGGCCCGCTTCAACTTCAGCCACGGCACGCACGCCGAGCACCAGGGCCGGTACGACCGTGTCCGTGCCGCTGCCGACAAGACCGGCCGTGCCGTCGGCGTCCTCGCCGACCTGCAGGGTCCGAAGATCCGTCTGGAGACCTTCGCCGAGGGACCCGTCGAGCTGGTGCGCGGTGACGAGTTCACCATCACCACCGAGGACGTCCCCGGCGACAAGTCCATCTGCGGCACCACCTACAAGGGCCTGCCCGGAGACGTCTCCAAGGGCGACCAGGTCCTGATCAACGACGGCAACGTCGAGCTGCGCGTCGTCGAGGTCGACGGCCCGCGCGTGAAGACGATCGTCGTCGAGGGCGGTGTCATCTCCGACCACAAGGGCATCAACCTGCCCGGCGCGGCCGTGAACGTGCCCGCGCTCTCCGAGAAGGACGTCGAGGACCTGCGCTTCGCCCTGAAGATGGGCTGCGACATGGTCGCCCTGTCCTTCGTGCGCGACGCCGGCGACGTCAAGGACGTCCACAAGGTGATGGACGAGGAGGGCCGCCGGGTCCCCGTCATCGCCAAGGTGGAGAAGCCGCAGGCCGTCGACAACATGGAGGGCGTCGTCGCGGCCTTCGACGCCGTCATGGTCGCCCGTGGTGACCTGGCCGTCGAGTACCCGCTCGAGAAGGTCCCGATGGTGCAGAAGCGCCTCGTGGAGATGTGCCGCCGCAACGCCAAGCCGGTGATCGTCGCGACCCAGATGATGGAGTCGATGATCACCAACTCGCGCCCCACGCGCGCCGAGGCGTCGGATGTCGCCAACGCGATCCTGGACGGCGCGGACGCGGTCATGCTCTCCGCCGAGTCGTCCGTGGGCGCCTACCCGATCGAGACCGTCAAGACGATGTCGAAGATCGTCGTCGCGGCCGAGGAGGAGCTGCTCGCCAAGGGGTTGCAGCCGCTCGTGCCCGGCAAGAAGCCGCGTACGCAGGGTGGTTCGGTGGCCCGTGCCGCGTGCGAGATCGCGGACTTCCTGGGCGGCGAGGCGCTGATCGCCTTCACGCAGTCCGGTGACACGGCCCGCCGGCTGTCCCGCTACCGCGCGGCCCAGCCGATCCTGGCCTTCACCACCGACCAGGCCACCCGCAACCAGCTCACCCTGAGCTGGGGCGTGGACTCGTACGTCGTGCCGCACGTCGACAACACCGACGCGATGGTCGAGCTCGTCGACGCCGAGCTGGTCCGTCTCAACCGCTTCAACGACGGCGACACCGTGGTCATCACGGCCGGTTCGCCCCCCGGCGTCCCCGGCACCACCAACATGGTCCGGGTGCACCACCTGGGCGGCGGAGAGCGCGACTGA
- a CDS encoding UDP-N-acetylglucosamine--N-acetylmuramyl-(pentapeptide) pyrophosphoryl-undecaprenol N-acetylglucosamine transferase, giving the protein MRTPDMRSPESGARAPLSVVIGAGGTGGHIYPGLALADALRRAVPGAVVSFVGTQRGLETRLIPDAGYRLHTVDMIPFDPSLGAKRYLLPAALVKSGAQCRAILRAQGAQVAVGMGGYPSAPVIVGARMAGLPSLIHESNAVPGRANRFAARLTPNIAVAFDRSREHLPGGERAYTTGMPIAAPLAVLDRRALRAEARREFGVPDGARMLLFNGGSLGAARLTEAAVGLAASWRHRSDVHLLIKTGPAALDETRRRLVESGGDAVAKAVPYLDRMDLAYAAADLVVCRAGSATVAELAATGVPAVLVPYPHAPGDHQTHNARVLSDAGAGLLLPDGETTAARLAELVGPLLADPARLAAMSGAADPGTHAHAADLLAERVIQLTHHTAHLEYA; this is encoded by the coding sequence ATGCGAACACCCGATATGCGATCTCCCGAGTCAGGGGCCCGTGCCCCTCTCTCCGTCGTCATCGGCGCGGGCGGCACCGGTGGACACATCTATCCCGGGCTCGCCCTCGCCGACGCCCTGCGCCGTGCCGTGCCGGGCGCGGTCGTCTCCTTCGTCGGTACGCAGCGAGGTCTTGAGACCCGGCTGATACCGGACGCCGGGTACCGCCTGCACACCGTCGACATGATCCCCTTCGACCCGTCGCTCGGCGCCAAGCGGTATCTCCTGCCCGCCGCCCTGGTGAAGTCCGGCGCCCAGTGCCGGGCGATCCTGCGGGCGCAGGGCGCGCAGGTCGCCGTCGGGATGGGCGGCTATCCCAGCGCTCCCGTCATCGTCGGCGCCAGGATGGCCGGTCTTCCGAGCCTCATCCACGAGTCCAACGCCGTCCCCGGCCGCGCCAACCGGTTCGCGGCCCGCCTCACCCCGAACATCGCGGTGGCCTTCGACCGCAGCCGGGAGCATCTGCCGGGCGGCGAGCGCGCGTACACCACCGGGATGCCCATCGCGGCGCCGCTCGCCGTGCTCGACCGCAGGGCGCTGCGGGCCGAGGCCCGCCGGGAGTTCGGGGTGCCGGACGGGGCCCGGATGCTGCTCTTCAACGGCGGCAGTCTCGGCGCGGCCCGTCTCACCGAGGCGGCGGTGGGGCTCGCGGCGAGCTGGCGGCACCGCTCCGACGTCCATCTGCTGATCAAGACGGGGCCCGCAGCGCTCGACGAGACGCGGCGGCGGCTCGTGGAGTCGGGCGGGGACGCGGTCGCCAAGGCCGTGCCCTATCTCGACCGGATGGACCTCGCGTACGCCGCGGCCGACCTGGTGGTCTGCCGTGCCGGTTCGGCGACGGTGGCCGAACTCGCGGCCACCGGGGTCCCCGCCGTCCTGGTCCCCTACCCGCACGCACCCGGCGACCACCAGACGCACAACGCGCGGGTCCTCTCCGACGCGGGCGCGGGCCTGCTCCTGCCCGACGGCGAGACGACGGCGGCGCGGCTCGCCGAGCTCGTCGGGCCGCTCCTTGCCGATCCGGCGCGGCTCGCCGCGATGAGCGGGGCGGCCGATCCGGGCACGCATGCGCACGCCGCCGATCTGCTCGCCGAGCGGGTCATCCAACTCACCCACCACACAGCGCACTTGGAGTACGCATGA
- a CDS encoding DUF6230 family protein — protein sequence MESVARGGTRWKRFAVVMVPSVAATAAIGVALSQGALAASFSVSGQQFKVTAKQLDGTGFVQYGALDSGKSGNHPVAVVGLNSAKITNLCQSVVVPVPVFGDVSMTLKAGGEGGPRVEAKKLYIDADDLKADATFTNVDIGVSIDQTTKGPGPSKGDKYAPDSFAQQADKVRFTDVKQRAWATTAGTFKLSGLAMSVKKGKHECY from the coding sequence ATGGAGTCCGTGGCTCGTGGCGGAACCAGATGGAAGCGGTTCGCCGTAGTCATGGTGCCGAGCGTCGCGGCGACTGCCGCGATAGGCGTGGCCCTTTCGCAGGGTGCACTCGCGGCATCGTTCAGTGTGTCCGGTCAGCAGTTCAAGGTGACTGCCAAGCAGCTCGACGGTACGGGATTCGTCCAGTACGGGGCGCTTGACAGCGGCAAGTCGGGTAACCACCCGGTCGCCGTCGTCGGCCTCAACTCGGCCAAGATCACCAACCTGTGTCAGTCCGTCGTCGTTCCGGTCCCCGTCTTCGGCGATGTGTCGATGACCCTCAAGGCCGGCGGCGAGGGCGGCCCGAGGGTCGAGGCGAAGAAGCTCTACATCGACGCCGATGACCTGAAGGCGGATGCGACGTTCACCAACGTCGACATCGGTGTCTCGATCGACCAGACCACCAAGGGTCCCGGCCCGTCGAAGGGCGACAAGTACGCCCCGGACTCGTTCGCGCAGCAGGCTGACAAGGTGCGGTTCACCGACGTCAAGCAGCGCGCGTGGGCGACCACCGCCGGCACCTTCAAGCTCTCCGGTCTGGCCATGTCGGTCAAGAAGGGCAAGCACGAGTGCTACTGA
- a CDS encoding sensor histidine kinase, giving the protein MSARRRLGARWRRRRPLRTRLALAAAAAVALVAVGVCVAAFLVIRYKLYQQLDQNLAQSATLIAQQRNYDAEPGVVTGECRFLGAPACSQIVPADPADDPSKPYLLPVTHSTRLVAGGKASPYYTSLTLQGRPTRMYTTHYGKGDAVQVALRADIAERGVRQAAGLLSAVGGAGVLLSGLGGYWVSRTGLAPVARLTATAERIAATRDARHRIELPPGPPGREDEVTRLAASFNAMLAELEKSVTAQRRLVADASHELRTPLTALRTNAELLARADRLNEAQRERASGALARQLREVTGMVNDLIELARDEEPQPLLEEVRLAPLVAHVVDAARGHWPQVPFTLQVTPEAADLSIPGVPARLSRLVTNLLDNAAKFSPPGTPVEASLTATALTVRDHGPGIAEEDLPYVFDRFYRAEKARALPGSGLGLAMARQIAHAHGAELSAERAPGGGALFRLTLGQN; this is encoded by the coding sequence GTGAGCGCCCGGCGCAGGCTCGGTGCCCGGTGGCGGCGCAGGCGTCCGCTGCGCACCCGGCTGGCGCTGGCCGCGGCGGCGGCCGTCGCGCTGGTCGCGGTCGGGGTGTGCGTGGCCGCGTTCCTCGTCATCCGCTACAAGCTCTACCAGCAGCTCGACCAGAACCTCGCCCAGTCGGCGACCCTCATCGCCCAGCAGCGGAACTACGACGCCGAGCCGGGCGTCGTGACGGGCGAGTGCCGCTTCCTGGGCGCCCCCGCCTGCTCGCAGATCGTCCCCGCCGACCCGGCCGACGATCCGTCGAAGCCCTATCTGCTCCCGGTCACCCACTCCACGCGGCTGGTCGCGGGCGGCAAGGCGTCTCCGTACTACACGAGCCTCACGCTCCAGGGGCGGCCGACCCGGATGTACACCACCCACTACGGCAAGGGCGACGCCGTCCAGGTCGCCCTGCGCGCCGACATCGCCGAGCGCGGCGTGCGGCAGGCCGCCGGGCTCCTGTCGGCGGTGGGCGGCGCCGGGGTGCTCCTGTCGGGGCTCGGCGGCTACTGGGTCTCGCGCACCGGCCTCGCCCCGGTCGCCCGCCTCACCGCCACGGCGGAACGCATCGCGGCGACCCGCGACGCCCGTCACCGCATCGAGCTGCCGCCGGGGCCACCGGGCCGCGAGGACGAAGTGACGCGCCTGGCCGCCTCGTTCAACGCGATGCTGGCCGAGCTGGAGAAGTCGGTCACCGCGCAGCGCCGCCTGGTCGCCGACGCCTCGCACGAGCTGCGTACTCCGCTGACGGCACTGCGTACGAACGCCGAACTGCTCGCCCGCGCCGACCGGTTGAACGAGGCCCAGCGCGAACGGGCGTCCGGCGCCCTCGCCCGCCAGCTGCGCGAAGTCACCGGCATGGTCAACGACTTGATCGAGCTGGCCCGCGACGAGGAGCCGCAGCCCCTCCTGGAGGAAGTACGGCTCGCTCCCCTGGTCGCCCATGTCGTGGACGCGGCGCGCGGCCACTGGCCGCAGGTGCCCTTCACGCTCCAGGTGACCCCGGAAGCGGCGGACCTGAGCATCCCCGGGGTCCCCGCGCGCCTCTCGCGCCTGGTCACCAACCTCCTGGACAACGCGGCCAAGTTCAGCCCGCCGGGCACCCCCGTGGAGGCCTCCCTCACGGCCACCGCCCTGACGGTCCGCGACCACGGGCCCGGCATCGCGGAGGAGGACCTTCCCTACGTCTTCGACCGCTTCTACCGCGCGGAGAAGGCCCGCGCCCTGCCGGGCTCGGGCCTGGGTCTCGCGATGGCCCGCCAGATCGCCCACGCGCACGGAGCTGAGCTCTCGGCGGAGAGGGCGCCGGGCGGGGGCGCGCTGTTCAGACTGACGCTGGGCCAGAATTAA
- a CDS encoding DUF6114 domain-containing protein: MSAEAQVGLGDKLGRMRQSFRGWRGQRPFWGGLLTLLGGIPIMYFPYANLTLGTMTIRMATTAGAGSLIIGVLLVVLGLTMWFQPHSRIFAGVAAILLALVSLVVSNFGGFVIGFLLALLGGALGISWAADKPAKGSAKGRADRSDDGAPEPAAAGAANGVSGTTDDLSGTSPDNGTNGRHRAG; this comes from the coding sequence ATGAGCGCCGAAGCGCAAGTGGGACTGGGCGACAAGCTCGGTCGGATGCGCCAATCGTTCCGAGGGTGGCGCGGTCAGCGCCCGTTCTGGGGTGGTCTGCTGACATTGCTCGGCGGCATCCCGATCATGTACTTCCCGTACGCGAACCTCACGCTCGGCACGATGACGATCCGGATGGCGACGACCGCCGGTGCCGGCTCGCTGATCATCGGCGTCCTGCTTGTCGTGCTCGGCCTGACCATGTGGTTCCAGCCGCATTCCCGGATCTTCGCGGGTGTCGCGGCGATTCTGCTCGCCCTGGTCTCTCTGGTGGTCTCCAACTTCGGCGGCTTCGTCATCGGCTTCCTGCTCGCCCTGCTCGGCGGTGCCCTCGGCATCTCCTGGGCGGCGGACAAGCCCGCGAAGGGATCCGCGAAGGGACGGGCCGACAGGTCCGACGACGGGGCGCCGGAGCCCGCGGCCGCGGGGGCCGCGAACGGGGTGAGCGGCACTACGGACGATCTGTCAGGAACGAGCCCGGACAACGGGACGAACGGGAGGCACCGTGCCGGCTGA
- a CDS encoding SDR family NAD(P)-dependent oxidoreductase: protein MSTSTSSNSTFGWAGRTVLVTGAEGFIGSTLVDLLLEQGAKVRAFVHYKPYAEKGHLAHLLGDPRVEMLAGDVRDAGRVMDAVEGCDTVFHLAALIGIPYSYDSPGAYVQTNVVGTENVAEACRRHVVRRLVHTSTSEVYGTALTAPISEEHPLQPQSPYSASKIGADMMALSHWHAFELPVTVVRPFNTYGPRQSARAVIPTILAQLHSGAREIKLGSLTPTRDFTYVTDTARGFMALAECEAAVGHAVNLGVGQEISIGDLAEALIEASGRAAKVVVDPARLRPSGSEVQRLLSDNSRAREWAGWTPEVSLAEGLKRTSEWVAENLRLFAAERYQV from the coding sequence ATGAGTACGAGTACGAGCAGTAACAGCACCTTCGGCTGGGCCGGTCGCACGGTCCTCGTCACCGGGGCCGAGGGCTTCATCGGCTCGACGCTCGTCGACCTGCTCCTGGAGCAGGGCGCGAAGGTCCGCGCCTTCGTGCACTACAAGCCGTACGCGGAGAAGGGCCACCTCGCGCATCTCCTCGGGGACCCGCGGGTCGAGATGCTCGCGGGCGACGTACGGGACGCGGGGCGTGTGATGGACGCGGTGGAGGGCTGCGACACGGTCTTCCATCTGGCCGCGCTGATCGGGATCCCGTACTCGTACGACTCCCCGGGGGCGTACGTCCAGACGAACGTCGTCGGCACGGAGAACGTGGCGGAGGCGTGCCGGCGGCATGTGGTGCGGCGGCTCGTTCACACGTCGACGAGCGAGGTGTACGGGACGGCGCTGACCGCCCCCATCTCGGAGGAGCACCCGCTCCAGCCGCAATCTCCCTACTCCGCGTCGAAGATAGGCGCCGACATGATGGCGCTGTCGCACTGGCACGCCTTCGAGCTGCCGGTGACGGTGGTGCGCCCCTTCAACACGTATGGTCCGCGGCAGTCGGCCCGCGCGGTGATCCCCACGATCCTTGCCCAACTGCACTCCGGGGCGCGGGAGATCAAGCTGGGCTCGCTCACGCCGACGCGTGACTTCACGTACGTGACGGACACCGCGCGGGGTTTCATGGCGCTGGCGGAGTGCGAGGCGGCCGTGGGCCACGCGGTGAACCTGGGAGTGGGGCAGGAGATCTCGATCGGCGACCTGGCGGAGGCGCTGATCGAGGCGTCGGGGCGTGCGGCGAAGGTGGTCGTGGACCCGGCGCGGCTGCGTCCCTCGGGCAGCGAGGTCCAGCGGCTTCTGTCGGACAACTCCCGGGCGAGAGAGTGGGCCGGGTGGACTCCGGAGGTCTCCTTGGCGGAGGGCCTGAAGCGGACGTCGGAGTGGGTCGCGGAAAACCTCCGCCTCTTCGCGGCGGAGCGGTACCAGGTCTGA